From a region of the Takifugu flavidus isolate HTHZ2018 chromosome 20, ASM371156v2, whole genome shotgun sequence genome:
- the alpk2 gene encoding alpha-protein kinase 2 isoform X1, whose protein sequence is MLDRESNMSHSETLIPRAGDACETAPSVNDAQEGVAEGADLTPQMRCCDNPVELWLDACQYLAGEGPDDVLHEVAHSIKQEVPMLTKDLDSPTTDTPVSGYSCDGREGIGCSDDDTAGRGPPVERWSSVDSWASALSDWTGIITALPQDLTAAFTEIGAEIDALTQALAEVNAQLHRETTDDGKNQEPAGQLQQLMGVQDQPLKPHNLPICLQDGDDSQRVRLLCDTNAMTQGVKEREEIQRRRTELDPCPTHLSAPTAPSSDTVASPGGCVTDVIPGSLYPADVDLGGCDERDASVSNNEHPVILKIIEDTDLEKAPRELLIEESNTDKQFKGTDVCGRCFTPPGHLVGEETQRNSTAVEADREGTDVHSFHTRTLIKSHVSGVQTRPFLHINCQEPPDASPDLVAPACNLEPQRGSPKFITPQAPLSVGSSHGRQANGEVRRSVNVNTDLCCGHEQPCIGWPTSDGIHVKPSLEGEALTQNSPAEELPSEEQLDSDRGYITERKTIEDIHAFSRELSNLAVVPGDSFVISEEKRLAVFTLDIDDPFVSMPLPAPPPMKPEKRGKVDKMPHKNHKSTAENKSRPKKDKLLGHPCVPRTSKNEDHLLHHVSAQQVCKQQESQILSEEKSTLATCEGNEVTPVPENAEKASNKVHGKKKKKHVQHATGARSVGEPLAGVENGAKPKTTKGRVDMFEAKLGSRAGNTQKDSDHSCHPEKKSLKPEAKIPQDQTIHHTGHKDHQPKSFSSPLNDEIKRRRLSGGKFAKMVNALDPKLPKAAPPHQESREETKADGGALKKAYSEVVKQKTAAKEEPKVVKSIQAEAVSGDPQSLCLWCQFTAVFSHHTITWSRGGTVLSELKRSAGDESRVTLTISHASQKDLGKYQCRLTSLQGSVTLDYLLTYEALSEIVIPLSPKISSAAPAEVVMEEEDVQCSRLLFKEDFLSTQYFGENQPVSIVTEKVHFGEGMHRRAFRTKLHTGQVPLLLSGDSCVLKVHNSISHGTKNNEDLIQRNFHLAVEECQVQNTAREYIKAYTTAAQSVEAFGDIPEIIPIYLVHRPSNEIPYATLEEELIGDFVKYSVKDGKEINLKRRDSEAGQKCCAFQHWVYHKTEGNLLVTDMQGVGMKLTDVGIATTKKGYKGFKGNCATSFIEQFKVLHQCNKFCEILGLHSLQPKAKKSVATLKSKAQTPTAPKKKTFGPTVKGKS, encoded by the exons ATGCTGGACCGTGAGTCAAACATGAGCCACAGCGAGACGCTAATACCGCGTGCGGGAGATGCCTGTGAGACAGCCCCGTCGGTAAATGATGCTCAAGAAGGGGTAGCAGAAGGCGCCGATTTAACCCCTCAAATGCGATGCTGTGACAACCCAGTTGAACTGTGGCTGGATGCATGTCAGTATCTAGCAGGTGAGGGCCCAGATGATGTTCTGCATGAGGTGGCTCATTCCATTAAGCAAGAGGTGCCAATGCTCACCAAAGACTTGGATTCTCCCACAACAGATACACCGGTGTCAGGTTACAGTTGTGATGGTCGTGAAGGGATTGGCTGCTCTGATGATGACACTGCAGGTCGGGGGCCACCGGTTGAGCGGTGGTCTTCTGTTGACAGCTGGGCAAGTGCACTCTCAGACTGGACTGGGATAATCACAGCTCTACCGCAGGACCTTACGGCAGCTTTCACGGAAATAGGGGCTGAGATTGATGCTCTGACACAGGCACTAGCGGAAGTAAACGCTCAATTACACAGAGAGACGACTGACGACGGGAAGAACCAAGAGCCTGCAGGGCAATTGCAGCAACTCATGGGTGTCCAGGATCAGCCTCTGAAGCCACACAACCTGCCTATATGCCTGCAAGATGGAGATGACTCTCAGCGCGTCCGATTGCTGTGCGACACAAACGCCATGACGCAAGGAGTGAAAGAGCGAGAAGAAATCCAGCGCAGGAGGACAGAGCTTGATCCATGCCCCACGCACTTGTCTGCTCCCACGGCACCGTCCAGTGATACAGTGGCCTCTCCTGGAGGGTGTGTGACAGATGTGATCCCTGGCTCACTGTACCCTGCTGACGTGGATCTTGGAGGCTGTGATGAGAGAGACGCTTCTGTTAGTAACAATGAACATCCAGTTATACTGAAAATAATAGAGGATACAGATTTGGAGAAGGCACCCAGAGAGCTGCTAATAGAGGAG TCTAACACAGACAAGCAGTTTAAAGGGACAGATGTGTGCGGAAGGTGTTTCACGCCACCGGGCCATCTGGTCGGGGAGGAAACTCAAAGGAACTCCACAGCAGTTGAGGCTGACCGTGAAGGAACGGATGTTCATTCCTTCCACACACGGACTTTGATAAAGTCACACGTGTCAGGTGTGCAGACACGACCTTTCTTGCACATAAATTGCCAAGAGCCACCTGACGCGTCACCAGATCTTGTAGCTCCAGCTTGTAATTTGGAGCCACAGAGGGGAAGTCCCAAGTTTATTACTCCGCAAGCTCCTCTCAGCGTTGGCTCCTCCCACGGCCGTCAGGCAAACGGCGAGGTGAGAAGGTCTGTCAATGTCAACACAGACCTCTGCTGTGGTCATGAGCAACCGTGCATTGGCTGGCCTACATCAGATGGGATTCATGTCAAACCCTCTTTGGAGGGTGAAGCGTTGACTCAAAACAGCCCTGCTGAGGAACTTCCATCCGAGGAACAGTTGGACTCAGACCGAGGTTACATTACTGAGAGAAAAACAATTGAGGACATCCACGCCTTCAGTAGAGAACTGTCAAACTTGGCTGTTGTTCCTGGAGATAGTTTTGTCATCTCAGAAGAGAAGCGACTGGCAGTTTTTACTCTGGATATAGACGACCCTTTCGTTTCTATGCCCttacctgctcctcctcccatgAAAcctgagaaaagaggaaaggtCGACAAAATGCCTCACAAAAACCACAAGTCTACTGCTGAGAACAAATCACGTCCCAAAAAGGACAAGCTGCTGGGGCATCCATGTGTTCCACGGACTTCCAAGAACGAAGACCATCTATTGCACCATGTTTCTGCACAGCAAGTGTGCAAACAGCAAGAAAGTCAGATCCTGAGTGAAGAAAAGAGCACCCTAGCCACGTGTGAGGGCAATGAGGTGACACCCGTGCCTGAGAATGCTGAGAAGGCTTCAAACAAAGTTcatggaaagaaaaagaagaagcatgTTCAGCATGCAACAGGAGCGAGGAGTGTTGGAGAGCCACTGGCTGGAgtggaaaatggagcaaagcCAAAAACCACAAAAGGAAGAGTCGATATGTTTGAGGCCAAGTTGGGTTCAAGAGCTGGGAACACTCAAAAAGATAGCGATCATTCATGCCACCCTGAGAAAAAGTCCCTAAAACCAGAAGCCAAAATCCCCCAAGACCAAACGATACATCATACGGGTCACAAAGACCACCAGCCAAAGAGCTTCTCCAGTCCTTTAAATGATGAGATAAAAAGACGACGTCTGTCTGGAGGTAAGTTTGCGAAGATGGTTAATGCTTTGGATCCGAAACTACCAAAGGCAGCACCACCGCATCAGGAAAGCCGAGAGGAGACCAAGGCTGACGGCGGAGCTCTTAAAAAGGCCTACAGCGAAGTGGTGAAACAGAAAACCGCAGCTAAAGAAG aaccAAAGGTGGTGAAGTCCATCCAGGCTGAGGCTGTGAGTGGAGACCCTCAGAGTCTGTGCCTGTGGTGTCAGTTCACGGCTGTCTTTtcccatcacaccatcacctgGAGCAGAGGGGGAACTGTCCTGTCTGAGCTCAAGAGAAG TGCAGGGGACGAGAGCAGAGTGACACTGACCATCTCCCACGCGTCCCAGAAAGACCTTGGCAAATACCAGTGCCGCCTCACCAGTCTGCAGGGATCAGTTACCCTGGATTACCTCCTCACATATGAAG CTCTCAGCGAGATCGTCATCCCACTGTCGCCGAAGATCAGCTCAG CCGCGCCTGCAGAGgtagtgatggaggaggaggatgtccAGTGTTCCAGGCTGCTGTTCAAAGAGGACTTCCTCTCAACCCAGTACTTTGGAGAGAACCAGCCTGTCAGCATCGTCACAGAAAAGGTCCACTTCGGGGAGGGCATGCACCGGCGGGCGTTCCGGACCAAGCTGCACACGGGCCAGGTGCCCCTGTTACTGTCTGGAGACTCCTGTGTGCTCAAAGTGCACAATTCCATCAGTCATGGGACCAAGAATAACGAGGACCTGATTCAGAGGAACTTTCATTTGGCTGTGGAG GAGTGTCAGGTCCAAAATACTGCGAGAGAATACATCAAGGCGTACACGACCGCAGCCCAGTCGGTGGAGGCCTTTGGAGACATCCCAGA GATTATTCCCATCTACCTGGTTCACCGCCCCTCCAACGAGATCCCGTACGCCACGCTGGAAGAGGAGCTGATCGGCGACTTTGTGAAGTATTCAGTCAAAGACGGCAAAGAGATCAACCTGAAGAGACGGGACTCAGAGGCAGGGCAGAAATGCTGCGCCTTCCAGCACTGGGTGTACCACAAGACCGAGGGCAACCTGCTGGTGACCGACATGCAAG GAGTGGGAATGAAGCTTACCGATGTGGGAATAGCTACAACCAAGAAAGG ataTAAAGGCTTCAAAGGAAACTGTGCCACCTCCTTTATTGAGCAGTTTAAGGTTTTGCACCAGTGCAACAAGTTCTGCGAGATCCTGGGCCTCCACTCTCTGCAGCCCAAAGCTAAAAAGTCCGTAGCTACGCTGAAATCCAAAGCCCAAACCCCCACTGCTCCCAAGAAGAAGACATTCGGGCCTACAGTGAAGGGAAAGTCATAA
- the alpk2 gene encoding alpha-protein kinase 2 isoform X2: MPLPAPPPMKPEKRGKVDKMPHKNHKSTAENKSRPKKDKLLGHPCVPRTSKNEDHLLHHVSAQQVCKQQESQILSEEKSTLATCEGNEVTPVPENAEKASNKVHGKKKKKHVQHATGARSVGEPLAGVENGAKPKTTKGRVDMFEAKLGSRAGNTQKDSDHSCHPEKKSLKPEAKIPQDQTIHHTGHKDHQPKSFSSPLNDEIKRRRLSGGKFAKMVNALDPKLPKAAPPHQESREETKADGGALKKAYSEVVKQKTAAKEEPKVVKSIQAEAVSGDPQSLCLWCQFTAVFSHHTITWSRGGTVLSELKRSAGDESRVTLTISHASQKDLGKYQCRLTSLQGSVTLDYLLTYEALSEIVIPLSPKISSAAPAEVVMEEEDVQCSRLLFKEDFLSTQYFGENQPVSIVTEKVHFGEGMHRRAFRTKLHTGQVPLLLSGDSCVLKVHNSISHGTKNNEDLIQRNFHLAVEECQVQNTAREYIKAYTTAAQSVEAFGDIPEIIPIYLVHRPSNEIPYATLEEELIGDFVKYSVKDGKEINLKRRDSEAGQKCCAFQHWVYHKTEGNLLVTDMQGVGMKLTDVGIATTKKGYKGFKGNCATSFIEQFKVLHQCNKFCEILGLHSLQPKAKKSVATLKSKAQTPTAPKKKTFGPTVKGKS; the protein is encoded by the exons ATGCCCttacctgctcctcctcccatgAAAcctgagaaaagaggaaaggtCGACAAAATGCCTCACAAAAACCACAAGTCTACTGCTGAGAACAAATCACGTCCCAAAAAGGACAAGCTGCTGGGGCATCCATGTGTTCCACGGACTTCCAAGAACGAAGACCATCTATTGCACCATGTTTCTGCACAGCAAGTGTGCAAACAGCAAGAAAGTCAGATCCTGAGTGAAGAAAAGAGCACCCTAGCCACGTGTGAGGGCAATGAGGTGACACCCGTGCCTGAGAATGCTGAGAAGGCTTCAAACAAAGTTcatggaaagaaaaagaagaagcatgTTCAGCATGCAACAGGAGCGAGGAGTGTTGGAGAGCCACTGGCTGGAgtggaaaatggagcaaagcCAAAAACCACAAAAGGAAGAGTCGATATGTTTGAGGCCAAGTTGGGTTCAAGAGCTGGGAACACTCAAAAAGATAGCGATCATTCATGCCACCCTGAGAAAAAGTCCCTAAAACCAGAAGCCAAAATCCCCCAAGACCAAACGATACATCATACGGGTCACAAAGACCACCAGCCAAAGAGCTTCTCCAGTCCTTTAAATGATGAGATAAAAAGACGACGTCTGTCTGGAGGTAAGTTTGCGAAGATGGTTAATGCTTTGGATCCGAAACTACCAAAGGCAGCACCACCGCATCAGGAAAGCCGAGAGGAGACCAAGGCTGACGGCGGAGCTCTTAAAAAGGCCTACAGCGAAGTGGTGAAACAGAAAACCGCAGCTAAAGAAG aaccAAAGGTGGTGAAGTCCATCCAGGCTGAGGCTGTGAGTGGAGACCCTCAGAGTCTGTGCCTGTGGTGTCAGTTCACGGCTGTCTTTtcccatcacaccatcacctgGAGCAGAGGGGGAACTGTCCTGTCTGAGCTCAAGAGAAG TGCAGGGGACGAGAGCAGAGTGACACTGACCATCTCCCACGCGTCCCAGAAAGACCTTGGCAAATACCAGTGCCGCCTCACCAGTCTGCAGGGATCAGTTACCCTGGATTACCTCCTCACATATGAAG CTCTCAGCGAGATCGTCATCCCACTGTCGCCGAAGATCAGCTCAG CCGCGCCTGCAGAGgtagtgatggaggaggaggatgtccAGTGTTCCAGGCTGCTGTTCAAAGAGGACTTCCTCTCAACCCAGTACTTTGGAGAGAACCAGCCTGTCAGCATCGTCACAGAAAAGGTCCACTTCGGGGAGGGCATGCACCGGCGGGCGTTCCGGACCAAGCTGCACACGGGCCAGGTGCCCCTGTTACTGTCTGGAGACTCCTGTGTGCTCAAAGTGCACAATTCCATCAGTCATGGGACCAAGAATAACGAGGACCTGATTCAGAGGAACTTTCATTTGGCTGTGGAG GAGTGTCAGGTCCAAAATACTGCGAGAGAATACATCAAGGCGTACACGACCGCAGCCCAGTCGGTGGAGGCCTTTGGAGACATCCCAGA GATTATTCCCATCTACCTGGTTCACCGCCCCTCCAACGAGATCCCGTACGCCACGCTGGAAGAGGAGCTGATCGGCGACTTTGTGAAGTATTCAGTCAAAGACGGCAAAGAGATCAACCTGAAGAGACGGGACTCAGAGGCAGGGCAGAAATGCTGCGCCTTCCAGCACTGGGTGTACCACAAGACCGAGGGCAACCTGCTGGTGACCGACATGCAAG GAGTGGGAATGAAGCTTACCGATGTGGGAATAGCTACAACCAAGAAAGG ataTAAAGGCTTCAAAGGAAACTGTGCCACCTCCTTTATTGAGCAGTTTAAGGTTTTGCACCAGTGCAACAAGTTCTGCGAGATCCTGGGCCTCCACTCTCTGCAGCCCAAAGCTAAAAAGTCCGTAGCTACGCTGAAATCCAAAGCCCAAACCCCCACTGCTCCCAAGAAGAAGACATTCGGGCCTACAGTGAAGGGAAAGTCATAA